The nucleotide window TCGGCGGCGCCTGGTGGAAGCTGCTGGGCTACTGGTGAGCAGACCGGAATTGCTCTTTTATTGATAGCTGCTTGCGCTTGATGGACAAGCGCAAGCAGTCAATTTGGCATACAAAAAAGCCACCGGATCCGGTGGCTTTTTGGTTGGGCGGCAGACCGCCGATCAGCCGAAGTTCTTGGCCGCGAAGTCCCAGTTGGCCAGCTTGTCGAGGTAGGTCTCGACGAACTTCTGGCGCAGGTTGCGGTAGTCGATGTAGTACGCGTGCTCCCACACGTCCACCGTGAACACGGCGGTGTCGCCGGTGGTCAGCGGCGTGCCGGCGGCGCCCATGTTGACGATGTCGACCGAGCCGTCGGGCTTTTTCACCAGCCAGGTCCAGCCCGAGCCGAAGTTGCCCACGGCGCTGGTCACAAAGGCCTTTTTGAAGTCGGCGTAGCTGCCCCACTTCTTGTTGATGGCGTCAAGCAGCGCGCCGGTGGGCTCGCCGCCGCCATTGGGCTTCATGCAGTTCCAGAAGAAGGTGTGGTTCCAGATCTGCGCGGCCTGGTTGTAGATGCCGCCGCTGGACTTCTTGATGACGTCCTCCAACTCCATGTTCTCGAACTCGGTGCCTTTTTGCAGCTCGTTCAGCTTGTCGACATAGGCCTTGTGGTGCTTGTCGTGGTGGTATTCGAGCGTTTCCTTGCTGTAGGCGGGCGCCAGCGCGTCGTAGGCATACGGCAGGGGGGGCAGGGTGCGTTCCATGGGGGTCGTCCTTTGTATCGTGGGTTGTGAAAGTACCAACGGGCCATGCTAGGCCGTGGGGCGCAGGGCCATTGTAGGAAGTCAGCGCGATCGCGGCCGAACCACGCTGAGATCAACCTTGCCATCGGCCAGGGTGGCGGCCAGCGCCTGGCCGGGCGCGGTCTGCGCGGCGCGGGTGACGGGGCGGCCGCCGGCATCTTCCAGCCAGGCGTAGCCACGCTCCAGCACCAGTTGCGGATCGAGCAGCGACAGCCGCAGCCCGGCGCGCGCCAGCCGCTCGTGCGCGGCGCCCAGCTGGCGCGCCACGGCGCTGGGCAGGCGATCGGCCAGGTGCGCCAGGCGCACGCGCTCGGCGGCGATGGGCGCCGGCAGGGTGCGCGGCAGGCGCTCGGCCAGGCGCGTCAGGCGGGCGCGCTCACGCTCCAGGCGCAGCGCGCGGGCGTGGCCCAGGCGGGTGTCGAGCCGGTCCAGGCGCAGACGTTCGGCCGCCAAGACGTCGGCCGGGCGCGCCAGGCGGCCTTGCAGCCAGTCCAGGCGCTGGGCCTCGGCGTCCAGGCGGCGGCGCAGCGCGCGGTGCAGGCGCTCGTGCCGCGCCTGCAAGTCGCGCAGGGCCTGCTCGCGCGGCAGGCTGACCAGTTCGGCGGCGGCGGTGGGCGTGGGCGCGCGCAGGTCGGCGACGAAGTCGGCGATGCTGAAATCGGTCTCGTGGCCCACGCCGACGATCACCGGCACCGGGCTGGCGGCGATGGTGCGGGCCAGCTGCTCATCATTGAAGGCCCACAGGTCCTCGATCGAGCCGCCGCCACGCACCAGCAGGATGACGTCGATCGGCGGCGCGCCATGATCTTGAACAAAATCAGCCTCTGGCGCTTGCCCATCCAGCGCGAGCAGATACAGTTTTTGTAGCGCCGCGCGCAGCTCGGCGGGTGCGCTCGCGCCCTGCACGGCCGCGGGTGCCAGCAGCACCGGCACGTGGGGCGCGCGCCGCGCCAGCGCCGTCAGCACGTCGTGCAGCGCCGCCGCGCCGAGCGAGGTGACCAGGCCAATGCCGCGCGGCCACGCGGGCAGCGGACGCTTGCGGGCGGCGTCGAACAGGCCTTCGGCCTCCAGCCTGGCCTTCAGCCGCAGGAACTGCTCGAACAAGGCGCCCTGCCCGGCGCGCTGCATGGATTCGACCACCAGTTGCAGGTCGCCGCGCGGCTCGTACACCGTCAAGCGCCCGCGCACCTCGACCTGGTCGCCATCGCGCGGGCTGAAATTCAGCAGCCCGGCAGCGCGCCGGAACATGGCGCAGCGCAGCTGGCCGGCATCGTCTTTCAGCGAAAAGTAGCCATGCCCGCTGGCCGCGCGGGTGAAGCCCGAAATCTCGCCGCGCACCGCGACCGGGTTGAAGCGCGACTCCAGCGCGCCCGCCACGGCGCGGGTCAGCGCGCCAACCGCCCAAACGCGCGGCGCCAATGCTGGGTTTGGCGGCTCGAAACCAGTGTTCATGCGGGTTGGCGGCCGATTAGGCGGCCGTGGACGGGGCCAGTATTCCACAATCCGGCATGCACGGCGGAGGCGCACGGCCGCTGGCCCGCAAATCCAGATGTCTCGGTGCAAGTCATTGTCATGAAACGATTTTTTGCTGCCTAACGATTCATCAAACTGTCAAAAACCGCGCCAAATCAGGGCCGCGCGCACGCTGCCAGCCAATTCTTCACAAAGTTATCCACAGAATCTGTGCGCAGCGGCCGGGTCGGCGAACCTGTGCGTGGCTGCGGTCCTGGGGACGCCTGGGCGCCCGGCCCATGAGGCTTTGGCGAGGCGCCCGGCGCGCTGCGCCATAATCGCGCGCATCCTTTTCTCCGACGCCCGGCCTTCAGGCCCCCGGCGCCTCGCCGCCCGAAAGAAGCCCTTGCTTTCCATCATACAAGCCGCCGGCTGGCCGATCTGGCCGCTCATCCTGTGTTCCATCCTGGCGCTGGCCTTCATCGTCGAGCGCTTCATCAGCCTGAAAACCAGCCGCGTGCTGGGCCACAAGCTGGTGGACGAGGCCATCGGCGTCTCGCGCCAGGCGGTGCCGCCGCCCGAGACGGTGAACCAGCTCGAACAGCATTCGGACATGGGGCGGGTGCTGGCCGCCGGCTGGCGCGCCATCAACAGCAACCCGCGCTGCAGCCCCGAGGAAATGCGCGCCGCGATGGAAGCAGCCGGCCGCACCGTCACCCACCGGCTGGAGCGCTACCTGCCGGCGCTGGCCACCATCGCCTCGGCGGCGCCGCTGCTCGGCTTGCTGGGCACGGTGATCGGCATGATCGAGATCTTCGGCTCGCAGGCGCCGGCCGGCGCGCTCTCGGGCGGCAATCCGGCGCAACTGGCGCACGGCATCTCGGTGGCGCTGTACAACACGGCGTTCGGCTTGATCGTGGCGATTCCGGCGCTGATCTTCTGGCGCTACTTTCGCGCCCGGGTCGACGGCTACGTGCTGGCGCTGGAGCTGGCGGCCGAGCGCTTTGCGCGCCACCTGGAGCCGCTGTGCGGCGGCCGCCGCGCGGAGGCCAAGCGGTGAAGTTCCGCCCCCACCCGCCGGAGGAGCCGGAGATCAACCTGATCCCGTTCATCGACGTGCTGCTGGTGATCCTGATCTTTCTGATGCTGACCACCACCTACAGCAAGTTCACCGAGCTGCAGGTGACCCTGCCCACCGCCAGCGCCGACAACGCGCGCGATCGGCCCAAGGAGATCGTGGTGGCCGTAGCCTCGGACGGCCGCTATGCCGTCAACAAGCAGCCGCTGGCGGGCAACAGCGTCGAGGCGGTGGCCAACGCGCTGCGCGCCGTGGCCGCCAAGGACAGCGTGCTGATCATCAGCGCCGACGCCGCCGCCCCGGTGCAAGCGGCCGTCACCGCCATGGACGCGGCGCGCCGGGTGGGGCTGACGCAAATCACTTTCGCGGCGAAAACAGGCACATCCCCCTGAGGCGCTGACGCGCCTTCCCCCTCTCTGGCGCCGCTGCGCGGCTTGGAAGGGGGACAGCGCCAGCGGGCGGGCCAAGCCCTTTCGCGGCGTTCCGCGCGTGGCCTGCTCCGCGGCCTTCTGATCGTGACCGAGGGACGGGGGAACTGGCTATGCTGCGCGCTGACAGCCTCTCGCCACACTCTCCCGCATGCTCCGCGCCCTCCTCGAACACCGCCTGCGCGCCGCCTGGACGCGGCGCGGGCCGCTGGCCGTGCTGCTGTGGCCGCTCTCGCGGCTGTACGGCGCGCTGGCGGCGCGGCGGCGGGCGGCGGATGCATCGAACGCCACGCGCCTGCCAGTGCCGGTGATCGTGGCCGGCAACGTGGTGGCCGGCGGCGCGGGCAAGACGCCCACCACGCTGGCCATCGTGGCGCACCTGCGGGCGCGCGGCTGGCGGCCGGGAATCGTCTCGCGCGGGCATGGGCGCATCGGAGGCGACACCCGCGAGGTGCTGGCACACAGCGATCCGGCCGGCGTGGGCGACGAGCCGCTGCTGCTGCGGCGCCGCGCCGGCGTGCCGGTGTTCGTCGCCGCGCGCCGCGCCGAGGCGGGCCGCGCGCTGCTGGCGGCGCACCCAGGCACCGACGTGCTGGTGTGCGACGACGGCCTGCAGCACGCAGCGCTGGCGCGCGACGTGGAAATCTGCGTGTTCGACGCCCGCGGCACCGGCAACGGCTGGCTGCTGCCGGCCGGGCCGCTGCGCGAGCCGTGGCCGCGCGCGGCGGACCTGGTGCTGTGCACCGAGCCGTGCCCCGCGCTCAGCCAGCCCGGCGCCACTGGCGCGCCCGCGCCCGTATTCAGCGCCACGCGCCGTCTGGCCGATCACGCGCTTGGCGCCGGCGGCGGCCGCGTGCCGCTGGCCGGCCTGCGCGGCCAGCCGCTCACCGCCGTCGCGGGCATTGCCCGCCCCGAAGCCTTCTTCGACATGCTGCGCGCCGCCGGGCTGACATTGGCGGACACCATCGCACTGCCCGATCACTATGATTTCAGTAGCTGGCCGCGCTTGCCAGACAAGCGCAAGGGCCTGATTTGCACCGAAAAAGACGCCCCCAAGCTGTGGCGCCACGACCCCGCCGCCCTGGCCGTGCCGCTGCTGCTGAACGTGCCGCCCGCCTTCTTCGCCGCGCTGGACGAGCGGCTGGCGGCGCAGGGCTATCATCCCGCCAGCCCATGATTTCGCACATCGACCACGTCGTGCTCACCGTCGCCGACATCGAGCGTTCGGTGGCTTTCTACCAGCGCGTGCTGCGCATGACGCCCGTCACCTTTGCCGGCGGCCGGCGCGCGCTGGCGTTTGGGCGCCAGAAGATCAATCTGCAAACCCTCGGCCAGGAGCCGCGCAACCGCGCCGCCGTGGGCGCGGGCGACCTGTGCCTCATCGCCGGCCGGCCGCTGCCCGAGGTGATGGCGCACCTGGCGGCCGAAGGCGTGCCGCTGCTGGAAGGCCCGGTGGCCAAATCCGGCGCGCAGGGCCCGATCGAGTCGGTGTATTTCAACGACCCGGACGGCCACTTGATCGAGGTCAGCGTCTATCCGGGCGCCAGCGCCGCTCCTGCATGACCACCGGGCCGCGGCTGGCCGTGGCAGGCCGCGCGGCGCTCATCATCGCCCGCCTGGTGCTCATCCACCCTTTTTTCACCTCCTCAGGACACAGAAATGGACGCCAAACTGCTTGAACTGCTGGTCTGCCCGGTCACCAAGGGCCCGCTCGACTTCGACCGTGACAAAAGCGAGCTGATCTCGCGCTCGGCCCGCCTGGCTTACCCGGTGCGCGACGGCATCCCCGTCATGCTGGAGAGCGAGGCGCGCACGCTGCCGGACGAGGAACTGGACGCCCTGCCCCCGCGCACGCCGCTGGTGGGCTGATGTTCACCGTCCTCATCCCCGCCCGCCTGGCATCCACCCGCCTGCCGAACAAGCCGCTGGCCGACATCGGCGGCAAGCCGATGGTGGTGCGCGTGGCCGAGCAAGCCGAAAAATCCGGCGCCGCGCAGGTCATCGTCGCCGCCGATGCGCCCGAAATCCTCCAGGCCTGCGCCAGCCACGGCGTGCGCGCCGTGCCAACCCGCGCCGACCACCCCAGCGGCAGCGACCGGCTGGCCGAAGCCTGCGCGCTGCTCGGCCTGGCGGGCGACGATGTGGTGGTCAACGTGCAGGGCGACGAGCCCATGATCGATCCGGCGCTCATCGACGCCGTCGCCCATCTGTTGATGAATCAGCCGCTGGCGCAGATGGGGACAGCGGCACACGCTATAAAAAGCGTAGAAGAATTCGTCAACCCGAACGTCGTCAAGGTGGTGACCGACGCCCGCGGCCTGGCCCTCACCTTCAGCCGCGCGCCGCTGCCGTGGTGGCGTGACGGCTTTGCGCAAGGCATCACGCAACTGCCCGCGCAGCCGGCGCCGCTGCGCCACATCGGCATTTACAGCTATCGAGCGGCCTTCCTGCGCGCCTTTCCCGCCCTGCCGCCCGCGCCGCTGGAACAGTGCGAGGCGCTGGAGCAGTTGCGCGCCCTGTGGCACGGTCACCGCATCGCCGTGCATGTGGCAGACGATGCGCCGGGCGCCGGCGTCGACACGCCCGAGGATCTGGCGCGGGTGCGGGCAACGTGGGCGGCCGCGGCCGGTTGAGGTGACGGCCGGCGCCCGCGCGCCATGCCGTGTCATGCACCACAAGCCTTTTTCGGCCCCAGCGCTTGCTGGACAAGCGCAAGCAGCTATCAAAACAATAGAAATTCCGCCTGACCGCACCGTGTAAGCGCTCCACAAGAGCTGCGTGATATTCTCCCCGGCAAGGCGGGCCGCTTGACCGGCATCGACACCGCCACACCCCAAGAGAGGAGCGAGATGAGACTGATTCTTCTGGGCGCCCCCGGCGCCGGCAAAGGCACGCAAGCGGCCTTCATCTGCCAGCAATACGGCATTCCGCAAATCTCCACCGGCGATATGCTGCGCGCCGCCGTCAAGGCTGGCACGCCGCTGGGCCTGCAGGCCAAGAGCGTGATGGAATCCGGCGGCCTGGTCAGCGACGGCCTGATCATCAACCTGGTGAAAGAGCGCATCGCCGAGCCCGATTGCGCGGGCGGCTTTCTGTTCGACGGTTTCCCCCGCACCATTCCGCAGGCCGACGCCATGAAGGCCGCTGGCGTCAAGCTCGACTACGTGCTGGAAATCGACGTGCCCTTCGACGCCATCATCGAGCGCATGAGCGGCCGCCGCAGCCACCCGGCATCCGGCCGCATCTACCACGTCAAATACAACCCGCCCAAGGTCGAAGGCCACGACGACATCACCGGCGAGCCGCTGGTGCAGCGCGACGACGACCAGGAAGACACGGTGAAAAAGCGCCTGGACGTGTACACCGAGCAAACGCGCCCCCTGGTCGACTATTACAGCCAATGGGCCGCCCGCGAGCCCGGCGCCGCACCCAAATACCGCAAGATCAGCGGCACCGGCAGCGTCGACGACATCACCGCGCGCGCGCTGCAGGCGCTGGCGAGCTGACGGGCGCCCGCGGGGCAGCGCAACCCCGGCAAGCGGCCCCACGCGGGCTCCTCCCTATCGCCCCGCCGCCGCGCTGAATCACTGGCGCGGCGCGGCCGCGGCGCCAATCGCTCAACCCTGCATCAAGCAGGCTGGTTGTGCCGGCCAAGGCTGGTGGCGCTTGTTTGCTTGGGCATTGATGGGATTTCACCCCAACCTGCCGGGCTGCCCGCCTGCCGCAGCCGCATAGACTCGCGCCAGCGCCCATCTGGCGGCGCTTTTGCATGGAAGACCACCCTTGACCAGCGCATCCCCGTCACCCACGCCGGCCCCCGCCTCGCCCTACGGCACCTTGCCGCCGGCATCGCCCCCGGCGCAGCGCAAGCCCATCAGCCTGCCGCGGCTGGCGCAGCTGCACGCCAGCGGCGAGAAGATCACCATGCTGACGGCCTACGACGCCACTTTTGCCGCCGTGGCCGATGCGGCCGGCGTCGAATGCCTGCTGGTGGGCGATTCGCTAGGCATGGTGTGCCAGGGGCTGCCATCCACCGTGGGCGTGTCGCTGGAGGCCATGCGCTACCACACCGAGAGCGTCTCGCGCGGGCTGCACAAGGTGCAGGCCACCGCCTGGCTCATCGCCGATCTGCCGTTCGGCAGCTACCACCAGTCGCCCGAGCAGGCGCTGCACAGCGCCACCGCGCTGATGCAGGCCGGCGCCCACATGGTCAAGCTCGAAGGCGGCGGATGGACGGCACCCACGGTGCGCTTTCTGGTCGAGCGCGGTATCCCCGTGTGCGCGCACCTGGGCCTGACGCCGCAGACCGTGCACGCGCTGGGCGGCTACCGCGTGCAGGGCCGCGACGATGCTGGCGCCGAGCAACTGCGCCGCCACGCGCTGGAGCTGCAAGACGCCGGCGCCGCCATGCTGGTGCTGGAGATGGTGCCCGCCGCGCTGTCCGCCAGCCTGACGGCCGAGTTGCCACGCTGCGCCACCATCGGCATCGGCGCTGGCCGGGGCACCGCCGGCCAGGTGCTGGTGCTGCACGACATGCTGGGCGTGAACCTGGGCAAGAACCCGAAATTCGTGCGCAACTTCATGCAAGAGGCCGGCAGCGTGCGCGGCGCGATCGAAGCCTACGTGCGCGCGGTCAAGGACGGCAGCTTTCCCGACGACGCGCTGCACGCCTGGTAGGCTGAATTTGCTTCGCTATTGATAGCTGCCTGCGCTTGCCAGACAAGCGCGAGCAGCCGATTTGGCACCATTCAACTGTAGGGTGGGTGCTTGCACCCACGCGACCGCTTTACCAGATGACGCGTGGGTGCCAAGCACCCACCCTTGTATCTTTCCCCTCGAAGCAAAGAGAGCG belongs to Ottowia testudinis and includes:
- a CDS encoding superoxide dismutase, yielding MERTLPPLPYAYDALAPAYSKETLEYHHDKHHKAYVDKLNELQKGTEFENMELEDVIKKSSGGIYNQAAQIWNHTFFWNCMKPNGGGEPTGALLDAINKKWGSYADFKKAFVTSAVGNFGSGWTWLVKKPDGSVDIVNMGAAGTPLTTGDTAVFTVDVWEHAYYIDYRNLRQKFVETYLDKLANWDFAAKNFG
- the xseA gene encoding exodeoxyribonuclease VII large subunit → MNTGFEPPNPALAPRVWAVGALTRAVAGALESRFNPVAVRGEISGFTRAASGHGYFSLKDDAGQLRCAMFRRAAGLLNFSPRDGDQVEVRGRLTVYEPRGDLQLVVESMQRAGQGALFEQFLRLKARLEAEGLFDAARKRPLPAWPRGIGLVTSLGAAALHDVLTALARRAPHVPVLLAPAAVQGASAPAELRAALQKLYLLALDGQAPEADFVQDHGAPPIDVILLVRGGGSIEDLWAFNDEQLARTIAASPVPVIVGVGHETDFSIADFVADLRAPTPTAAAELVSLPREQALRDLQARHERLHRALRRRLDAEAQRLDWLQGRLARPADVLAAERLRLDRLDTRLGHARALRLERERARLTRLAERLPRTLPAPIAAERVRLAHLADRLPSAVARQLGAAHERLARAGLRLSLLDPQLVLERGYAWLEDAGGRPVTRAAQTAPGQALAATLADGKVDLSVVRPRSR
- a CDS encoding MotA/TolQ/ExbB proton channel family protein; the protein is MLSIIQAAGWPIWPLILCSILALAFIVERFISLKTSRVLGHKLVDEAIGVSRQAVPPPETVNQLEQHSDMGRVLAAGWRAINSNPRCSPEEMRAAMEAAGRTVTHRLERYLPALATIASAAPLLGLLGTVIGMIEIFGSQAPAGALSGGNPAQLAHGISVALYNTAFGLIVAIPALIFWRYFRARVDGYVLALELAAERFARHLEPLCGGRRAEAKR
- a CDS encoding ExbD/TolR family protein, which encodes MKFRPHPPEEPEINLIPFIDVLLVILIFLMLTTTYSKFTELQVTLPTASADNARDRPKEIVVAVASDGRYAVNKQPLAGNSVEAVANALRAVAAKDSVLIISADAAAPVQAAVTAMDAARRVGLTQITFAAKTGTSP
- the lpxK gene encoding tetraacyldisaccharide 4'-kinase gives rise to the protein MLRALLEHRLRAAWTRRGPLAVLLWPLSRLYGALAARRRAADASNATRLPVPVIVAGNVVAGGAGKTPTTLAIVAHLRARGWRPGIVSRGHGRIGGDTREVLAHSDPAGVGDEPLLLRRRAGVPVFVAARRAEAGRALLAAHPGTDVLVCDDGLQHAALARDVEICVFDARGTGNGWLLPAGPLREPWPRAADLVLCTEPCPALSQPGATGAPAPVFSATRRLADHALGAGGGRVPLAGLRGQPLTAVAGIARPEAFFDMLRAAGLTLADTIALPDHYDFSSWPRLPDKRKGLICTEKDAPKLWRHDPAALAVPLLLNVPPAFFAALDERLAAQGYHPASP
- a CDS encoding VOC family protein, which codes for MISHIDHVVLTVADIERSVAFYQRVLRMTPVTFAGGRRALAFGRQKINLQTLGQEPRNRAAVGAGDLCLIAGRPLPEVMAHLAAEGVPLLEGPVAKSGAQGPIESVYFNDPDGHLIEVSVYPGASAAPA
- a CDS encoding Trm112 family protein; amino-acid sequence: MDAKLLELLVCPVTKGPLDFDRDKSELISRSARLAYPVRDGIPVMLESEARTLPDEELDALPPRTPLVG
- the kdsB gene encoding 3-deoxy-manno-octulosonate cytidylyltransferase produces the protein MFTVLIPARLASTRLPNKPLADIGGKPMVVRVAEQAEKSGAAQVIVAADAPEILQACASHGVRAVPTRADHPSGSDRLAEACALLGLAGDDVVVNVQGDEPMIDPALIDAVAHLLMNQPLAQMGTAAHAIKSVEEFVNPNVVKVVTDARGLALTFSRAPLPWWRDGFAQGITQLPAQPAPLRHIGIYSYRAAFLRAFPALPPAPLEQCEALEQLRALWHGHRIAVHVADDAPGAGVDTPEDLARVRATWAAAAG
- the adk gene encoding adenylate kinase; translated protein: MRLILLGAPGAGKGTQAAFICQQYGIPQISTGDMLRAAVKAGTPLGLQAKSVMESGGLVSDGLIINLVKERIAEPDCAGGFLFDGFPRTIPQADAMKAAGVKLDYVLEIDVPFDAIIERMSGRRSHPASGRIYHVKYNPPKVEGHDDITGEPLVQRDDDQEDTVKKRLDVYTEQTRPLVDYYSQWAAREPGAAPKYRKISGTGSVDDITARALQALAS
- the panB gene encoding 3-methyl-2-oxobutanoate hydroxymethyltransferase encodes the protein MTSASPSPTPAPASPYGTLPPASPPAQRKPISLPRLAQLHASGEKITMLTAYDATFAAVADAAGVECLLVGDSLGMVCQGLPSTVGVSLEAMRYHTESVSRGLHKVQATAWLIADLPFGSYHQSPEQALHSATALMQAGAHMVKLEGGGWTAPTVRFLVERGIPVCAHLGLTPQTVHALGGYRVQGRDDAGAEQLRRHALELQDAGAAMLVLEMVPAALSASLTAELPRCATIGIGAGRGTAGQVLVLHDMLGVNLGKNPKFVRNFMQEAGSVRGAIEAYVRAVKDGSFPDDALHAW